A stretch of Miscanthus floridulus cultivar M001 chromosome 13, ASM1932011v1, whole genome shotgun sequence DNA encodes these proteins:
- the LOC136499858 gene encoding uncharacterized protein, protein MWLLGTRVYDADGDISRYLQTPSLDSHVLAVPDGEPVATHVGAPQHVPPVQGGVALPTALPPPLNMSMAFGNDDDVQNQHAMTVDVQPLQGQGLDDGHSVLPELLGTLSLYDHYSMDDEDYSVDALFKSAEDAGNNDSSAVAEHAVFPVEEGLTFVVPFVRGQLDCSKCRSVREVLHESANHKLYFVVHVGDPAGTFQHAIIDRAYINASGQTILNELMYVDLRERTHGCVRNFIANSVEMLKNDTSGQLTDSCSTSQANNAMHIQLEIDMLKEILSAPSSNTEAVGLSQSGPKGPHQTVTRADENTNNADDTVLINAANWPVFSPAILESSEVSVQHGMSWSSDASATGYESLLAKQRRTISQLTMKDIANLMHMSKKDAAKEMNISVTSLKRLCRKNNTDRWPARKINSLDSQIKKLEQAALRNVGTRGLLAIKEKMEMLKYEKAQVYTSVLKVIQETQKHNDGAGGSSG, encoded by the exons atgtggttactAGGCACCAGAGTCTACGACGCGGACGGCGACATCAGCCGCTACCTGCAGACCCCGTCGCTGGATTCTCATGTGCTCGCAGTGCCTGACGGTGAGCCCGTGGCAACGCACGTCGGGGCGCCACAGCATGTGCCGCCCGTTCAAGGGGGCGTGGCCTTACCAACggcactgccgccgccgctgaaCATGTCTATGGCGTTCGGCAACGACGACGATGTCCAGAACCAGCATGCGATGACAGTGGACGTGCAGCCGCTGCAGGGTCAGGGTCTTGATGACGGACACAGCGTCCTTCCGGAACTACTAGGAACCTTGTCACTGTACGACCATTATTCCATGGATGACGAAGACTACAGTGTTGACGCTCTCTTCAAGAGCGCCGAGGACGCCGGCAACAATGACAGCAGCGCCGTGGCAGAGCACGCCGTGTTCCCTGTTGAGGAAGGCCTAACCTTCGTGGTGCCGTTCGTTCGCGGCCAACTGGATTGCTCCAAGTGCCGATCGGTCAGGGAGGTGCTCCATGAAAGCG CGAATCACAAGCTCTATTTTGTTGTGCACGTCGGGGACCCTGCTGGAACATTCCAACACGCGATCATTGATCGCGCGTATATCAATGCCAGTGGCCAAACCATACTGAACGAGCTCATGTATGTTGA TCTCCGCGAGCGCACGCATGGGTGTGTGCGGAACTTCATCGCAAACAGTGTGGAAATGCTCAAGAATGACACCAGTGGGCAGCTAACGGACTCTTGTTCAACATCTCAGGCAAATAACGCCATGCACATACAGCTAGAGATCGATATGCTGAAGGAAATACTTTCCGCACCTTCCTCTAATA CTGAAGCAGTAGGCCTCTCTCAGTCAGGTCCTAAAGGTCCTCATCAAACAGTCACGCGGGCAGATGAAAACACCAATAATGCTGATGACACAGTGCTTATTAACGCTGCTAATTGGCCTGTGTTTTCTCCTGCAATACTTGAATCTTCAGAAGTTAGTGTTCAACATGGAATGTCGTGGTCCAGTGATGCCAGTGCTACAGGCTACGAAAGTCTGCTAGCAAAGCAGCGCCGAACAATCTCCCAGTTGACCATGAAAGACATAGCCAACTTAATGCACATGAGCAAGAAAGATGCCGCCAAGGAAATGAATATTTCAGTCACATCTCTCAAGCGGCTCTGCCGGAAGAACAACACTGACCGCTGGCCAGCTCGCAAG ATCAATTCACTAGACAGTCAGATCAAGAAGCTCGAGCAAGCTGCACTGAGAAATGTTGGGACGAGAGGCCTGCTGGCGATTAAGGAAAAGATGGAAATGCTGAAGTATGAGAAGGCACAGGTTTATACCTCCGTCTTGAAGGTTATCCAGGAGACCCAGAAGCATAACGACGGTGCTGGTGGCAGCAGTGGTTGA